The following coding sequences are from one Gossypium hirsutum isolate 1008001.06 chromosome A12, Gossypium_hirsutum_v2.1, whole genome shotgun sequence window:
- the LOC107926990 gene encoding B-box zinc finger protein 19 isoform X2: MRILCDACESAPAIVFCAADEAALCRACDEKVHMCNKLASRHVRVGLANPSDVPRCDICENAPAFFYCEIDGSSLCLQCDMIVHVGGKRTHGRNLLLRQRVEFPGDKPAHIDETRRGQNHPPKTPVREKQQNHKVSPVHGADAAAAAVGHLETDTKMIDLNMKPHRIHGQASNNQG; this comes from the exons ATGCGAATCCTTTGCGATGCTTGTGAAAGTGCTCCTGCTATTGTCTTCTGTGCTGCGGATGAAGCTGCTCTTTGCCGTGCCTGTGATGAAAAG GTCCACATGTGCAATAAACTTGCTAGCCGACATGTCCGGGTTGGTTTGGCAAATCCCAGTGATGTTCCTCGCTGTGACATATGCGAAAATGCACCTG CTTTCTTTTACTGCGAGATAGATGGAAGTTCCCTTTGTTTGCAATGTGATATGATTGTACATGTTGGAGGTAAAAGAACTCATGGAAGAAATCTTCTCTTAAGGCAGAGAGTAGAG TTTCCAGGGGATAAACCTGCTCATATAGATGAGACCAGAAGAGGCCAAAATCATCCACCTAAAACACCTGTTCGAGAGAAGCAACAAAATCACAAGGTCTCTCCTGTTCATGGGGCAgatgctgctgctgctgctgttggCCATCTCGAAACCGATACTAAAATGATAGATTTAAATATGAAGCCTCATCGAATACATGGGCAAGCCTCAAACAATCAG GGGTAA
- the LOC107926990 gene encoding B-box zinc finger protein 18 isoform X1 — protein MRILCDACESAPAIVFCAADEAALCRACDEKVHMCNKLASRHVRVGLANPSDVPRCDICENAPAFFYCEIDGSSLCLQCDMIVHVGGKRTHGRNLLLRQRVEFPGDKPAHIDETRRGQNHPPKTPVREKQQNHKVSPVHGADAAAAAVGHLETDTKMIDLNMKPHRIHGQASNNQEDGPNNQILMQVMYGKHYSCGIPISAY, from the exons ATGCGAATCCTTTGCGATGCTTGTGAAAGTGCTCCTGCTATTGTCTTCTGTGCTGCGGATGAAGCTGCTCTTTGCCGTGCCTGTGATGAAAAG GTCCACATGTGCAATAAACTTGCTAGCCGACATGTCCGGGTTGGTTTGGCAAATCCCAGTGATGTTCCTCGCTGTGACATATGCGAAAATGCACCTG CTTTCTTTTACTGCGAGATAGATGGAAGTTCCCTTTGTTTGCAATGTGATATGATTGTACATGTTGGAGGTAAAAGAACTCATGGAAGAAATCTTCTCTTAAGGCAGAGAGTAGAG TTTCCAGGGGATAAACCTGCTCATATAGATGAGACCAGAAGAGGCCAAAATCATCCACCTAAAACACCTGTTCGAGAGAAGCAACAAAATCACAAGGTCTCTCCTGTTCATGGGGCAgatgctgctgctgctgctgttggCCATCTCGAAACCGATACTAAAATGATAGATTTAAATATGAAGCCTCATCGAATACATGGGCAAGCCTCAAACAATCAG GAGGACGGTCCAAATAACCAAATCCTGATGCAAGTTATGTATGGAAAACATTACAGTTGTGGGATTCCCATTTCAGCCTACTGA